One genomic segment of Bradyrhizobium diazoefficiens includes these proteins:
- a CDS encoding GNAT family N-acetyltransferase, with amino-acid sequence MSTTLIEVRPAKAADASAVASTHDEAWRSAYQGIIPGAELEKLINRRGPQWWDSAIRKGSRVSVLVFGDKIAGYANYGRNRARSLHFDGEIYELYLRPEFQGLGFGRRLFTAARRDLMQSGLKSMVVWALSDNDPATEFYRALGGRMVARSSERFGPKALDKVAFAWTN; translated from the coding sequence ATGAGCACAACCCTGATCGAGGTCCGGCCGGCCAAGGCTGCAGATGCATCTGCGGTGGCGTCCACCCATGACGAAGCCTGGCGTTCGGCCTATCAGGGCATCATTCCCGGCGCCGAGTTGGAGAAGCTGATCAACCGCCGCGGCCCGCAATGGTGGGATAGCGCGATCCGCAAGGGCAGCCGCGTCAGCGTGCTGGTGTTCGGCGACAAGATCGCAGGCTATGCAAACTACGGCCGCAACCGCGCCCGCAGCCTGCATTTCGACGGCGAGATCTACGAGCTCTATCTGCGCCCCGAATTCCAGGGCCTCGGCTTCGGCCGCCGCCTGTTCACCGCGGCCCGCCGCGATCTGATGCAGAGCGGCCTGAAGAGCATGGTGGTGTGGGCGCTCTCGGACAACGATCCCGCCACCGAGTTCTATCGTGCCCTCGGCGGCCGCATGGTGGCGCGCTCATCAGAGCGGTTCGGGCCGAAGGCGCTCGATAAGGTTGCCTTCGCCTGGACCAATTGA
- a CDS encoding flavin monoamine oxidase family protein produces MSSLPSSVDVAIIGAGAAGLGAAHALDGSGLSAIVLEARDRLGGRAWTVQASPEVTFDVGCGWLHSADKNSFVPIAKQLNFEINTDLPPWGDRAFGDAFPEAERMEFVRAIDEFYERLWDAAEEGEDAPAARYLEPGNRWNPMIDAISTYVNGCELDQVSLLDMGAYEDTYFNWRVRAGYGTLIAAYGAPCPVALNCEVTLVDHSGKRIRLETPRGIIETAAAIVTVPTNLIADEAIRFFPALPAKLDAARGLPLGVDDKVVLALADADEFPVEGNLRGATMRTAMGTYHIRPFGQPCIDGFFGGRFARELEDAGDGAFAAQSIDEIASFLGNDIRRKLRPLRESRWAQDPFARGSYSHALPGHAGDRAVLAAPVDGRLFFAGEATSPNFFSTAHGARDSGERAAKEVLAAIGKR; encoded by the coding sequence ATGAGTTCCCTCCCCTCCTCCGTCGACGTCGCGATCATCGGGGCCGGTGCCGCCGGCCTCGGCGCGGCGCATGCGCTTGATGGCTCCGGCCTCTCCGCGATCGTGCTGGAGGCGCGAGACCGGCTCGGCGGCCGCGCCTGGACCGTGCAGGCGTCGCCCGAGGTCACCTTCGATGTTGGCTGCGGCTGGCTGCATTCGGCCGACAAGAACTCCTTCGTTCCGATCGCAAAACAGCTCAATTTCGAGATCAACACCGACCTGCCGCCCTGGGGCGATCGCGCCTTTGGCGATGCGTTTCCCGAGGCCGAGCGCATGGAGTTCGTGCGCGCGATCGACGAATTCTACGAGCGCCTCTGGGACGCCGCGGAGGAAGGCGAGGATGCACCTGCCGCCCGTTATCTCGAGCCGGGCAATCGCTGGAATCCGATGATCGACGCGATCTCGACCTATGTGAACGGGTGCGAGCTCGACCAGGTCTCGCTGCTCGATATGGGGGCCTATGAGGACACCTATTTCAATTGGCGGGTGCGCGCCGGATACGGAACGCTGATCGCCGCGTATGGCGCGCCGTGCCCGGTCGCGCTGAATTGCGAGGTCACGCTGGTCGACCATTCCGGCAAGCGCATCCGCCTCGAGACGCCGCGAGGGATCATCGAGACCGCGGCCGCGATCGTCACCGTCCCGACCAATCTGATCGCCGATGAGGCCATTCGCTTCTTCCCGGCGCTGCCGGCCAAGCTCGATGCCGCGCGCGGCCTGCCGCTCGGGGTGGACGACAAGGTGGTGCTGGCGCTGGCGGACGCGGACGAATTTCCGGTCGAGGGAAATCTGCGCGGCGCCACCATGCGCACCGCAATGGGCACCTACCACATCCGCCCGTTCGGCCAGCCCTGCATCGACGGCTTTTTCGGCGGCCGGTTTGCCCGCGAGCTGGAGGACGCAGGCGATGGCGCCTTCGCCGCGCAAAGCATCGATGAGATCGCGAGCTTCCTCGGCAACGACATCAGGCGCAAGCTGAGGCCGCTACGCGAATCGCGCTGGGCGCAAGATCCATTCGCCCGCGGCTCCTATTCGCACGCGCTGCCCGGCCATGCCGGAGATCGCGCCGTGCTGGCGGCGCCGGTCGATGGCCGGCTGTTCTTTGCAGGTGAGGCCACTTCGCCGAACTTTTTCTCGACTGCCCATGGCGCGCGGGACAGCGGCGAGCGGGCGGCGAAGGAAGTGCTGGCGGCGATCGGGAAGCGCTAG
- a CDS encoding HNH endonuclease encodes MSKAVLTTKVMPGYKDLPEVRYHFPRTYLNQIRQAVGDHVLYYEPRRTTVELSSFGGRQSYFGVARVVGLIEDRDQADHYYALVDDYLDFDRPVPFAEGSRYYESALRKADGSTNKGAFGRAVRLIPDAEFDQILKAGFAPILGEETPRHQPSQFEISEPNIAFERPIVEMTVSRPFRERSFMYNVRAAYENRCAMTGLRLINGGGRPEVQAAHIQPVAEKGPDSVRNGLALSGTVHWMFDRGLISIGDDYKILTAESHVPDDALRLLNQSRMINLPADPAFYPNALFLKFHRDKIFKG; translated from the coding sequence ATGTCGAAGGCGGTTCTTACTACGAAAGTGATGCCCGGGTATAAAGACCTGCCCGAGGTCCGCTACCATTTTCCTCGCACCTATCTAAATCAGATTCGGCAGGCGGTCGGTGACCATGTTCTTTACTACGAGCCCAGGCGAACGACCGTAGAGCTGTCGAGTTTCGGTGGGCGGCAATCCTACTTTGGAGTCGCTCGCGTAGTAGGTCTCATCGAAGACAGGGACCAAGCAGATCATTATTACGCACTCGTGGATGACTACTTGGATTTCGATCGACCCGTCCCTTTCGCCGAAGGCAGCCGCTACTACGAAAGCGCTCTTAGAAAAGCAGATGGAAGTACTAACAAGGGTGCTTTTGGCCGTGCCGTTAGGCTGATCCCTGATGCTGAATTTGACCAGATTTTGAAGGCCGGGTTCGCCCCTATTCTTGGTGAAGAGACGCCTCGCCATCAGCCGTCTCAATTCGAAATATCTGAGCCGAACATTGCCTTTGAGCGTCCGATTGTCGAGATGACAGTTTCGCGGCCATTTCGCGAGAGATCATTTATGTACAACGTTCGCGCCGCGTACGAGAATCGATGCGCGATGACAGGACTTCGGCTCATCAATGGAGGTGGACGCCCTGAGGTCCAGGCGGCGCACATTCAACCCGTCGCGGAGAAGGGGCCGGACTCCGTCCGCAACGGCTTGGCTCTTTCCGGCACGGTGCACTGGATGTTTGACCGAGGCCTCATCTCGATAGGAGACGATTACAAAATCCTAACTGCGGAGAGCCACGTTCCGGACGATGCCCTGCGGCTCCTCAATCAAAGCCGGATGATCAATCTCCCGGCTGACCCGGCCTTCTACCCAAATGCACTCTTTCTGAAGTTTCACAGAGACAAGATATTCAAAGGCTAG
- the typA gene encoding translational GTPase TypA — translation MNLRNVAIIAHVDHGKTTLVDKLLQQSGTFRENQKVTDRAMDSNDLERERGITILAKAASVQWKDTRVNIVDTPGHADFGGEVERILNMVDGALVLVDAAEGPLPQTKFVVSKALKVGLKPIVVINKVDRPDARPTEVINEVFDLFAALDASEEQLDFPILYGSAKQGWMAESPEGPKDKGMEPLFDLILRHVAPPKVEEGPFRMIGTILEANPYLGRIITGRISSGVLKPNQQVKVLNADGKLVESGRITKILAFRGLERIPLDEAEAGDIVAIAGLTKGTVADTFCDPTVEVPLPAQPIDPPTVSMSFIVNNSPLAGTEGDKVTSRMIRDRLLREAEGNVALRVVEAADKDAMEVSGRGELQLAILIETMRREGFELSVSRPRVVFQKDEATGATLEPIEEVVIDVDEEHSGVVVQKMSERKSELIEMKPSGGNRQRLVFYAPTRGLIGYQGELLTDTRGTAIMNRLFHGYAPYKGEIQGRRNGVLISNDQGEAVAYAMFKLEDRGPMMIEPGWKVYKGMIVGEHTRDNDLEINVLKGKQLTNIRTTSKDEAVRLTPPIRMTLEKALAYIEDDELVEVTPKSIRLRKKHLDPNERKRAEKSKEAVA, via the coding sequence ATGAACCTCCGTAACGTCGCCATCATCGCCCACGTCGACCACGGCAAGACGACCCTGGTCGACAAACTCCTCCAGCAATCCGGCACGTTCCGCGAGAACCAGAAGGTGACCGATCGCGCCATGGACTCCAACGACCTGGAGCGCGAGCGCGGCATCACCATCCTGGCCAAGGCGGCCTCGGTGCAGTGGAAGGACACCCGCGTCAACATCGTCGACACCCCCGGCCACGCCGATTTCGGCGGCGAGGTCGAGCGCATCCTGAACATGGTGGATGGCGCGCTGGTGCTGGTCGACGCCGCCGAAGGCCCGCTGCCGCAGACCAAGTTCGTGGTCTCCAAGGCGCTCAAGGTCGGCCTGAAGCCGATCGTCGTCATCAACAAGGTCGACCGCCCCGACGCGCGTCCGACCGAGGTCATCAACGAGGTGTTCGACCTGTTCGCCGCGCTCGATGCCAGCGAGGAGCAGCTCGACTTCCCGATCCTATACGGGTCGGCCAAGCAGGGCTGGATGGCCGAGAGCCCGGAGGGTCCAAAGGACAAGGGCATGGAGCCGCTGTTCGACCTGATCCTGCGCCACGTCGCGCCGCCGAAGGTCGAGGAAGGCCCGTTCCGGATGATCGGCACCATCCTGGAGGCCAACCCCTATCTCGGCCGCATCATCACCGGCCGCATCTCCTCGGGCGTGCTCAAGCCGAACCAGCAGGTCAAGGTGCTCAACGCCGACGGCAAGCTGGTCGAGTCCGGGCGCATCACCAAGATCCTGGCGTTCCGCGGTCTCGAGCGCATCCCGCTCGACGAAGCCGAAGCCGGCGACATCGTCGCGATTGCGGGCCTGACCAAGGGCACCGTCGCCGACACCTTCTGCGACCCGACCGTCGAGGTGCCGCTACCGGCCCAGCCGATCGACCCGCCGACCGTGTCGATGTCCTTCATCGTCAACAACTCCCCGCTCGCCGGCACTGAAGGCGACAAGGTGACGAGCCGCATGATCCGCGACCGTCTGTTGCGCGAAGCCGAGGGCAACGTCGCGTTGCGCGTGGTCGAGGCCGCCGACAAGGACGCGATGGAAGTCTCCGGCCGCGGCGAATTGCAGCTCGCGATCCTGATCGAGACCATGCGCCGCGAGGGCTTTGAGCTCTCGGTGTCGCGCCCGCGCGTCGTGTTCCAGAAAGATGAAGCCACCGGCGCCACCTTGGAGCCGATCGAGGAAGTCGTGATCGACGTCGACGAAGAGCATTCCGGTGTCGTCGTGCAGAAGATGAGCGAGCGCAAATCCGAGCTGATCGAAATGAAGCCGTCGGGCGGCAACCGCCAGCGTCTGGTGTTCTACGCGCCGACCCGCGGCCTGATCGGCTACCAGGGCGAGCTGCTCACCGACACCCGCGGCACCGCGATCATGAACCGCCTGTTCCACGGCTATGCGCCGTACAAGGGCGAGATCCAGGGCCGCCGCAACGGCGTGCTGATCTCGAATGACCAGGGCGAAGCGGTGGCCTACGCCATGTTCAAGCTGGAAGACCGCGGCCCGATGATGATCGAGCCGGGCTGGAAGGTCTACAAGGGCATGATCGTCGGCGAGCACACCCGCGACAACGATCTCGAGATCAACGTGCTCAAGGGCAAGCAGCTCACCAACATCCGCACGACGTCGAAGGACGAAGCCGTGCGCCTGACCCCGCCGATCCGGATGACGCTGGAAAAGGCGCTGGCCTATATCGAGGATGACGAGCTCGTCGAGGTCACGCCGAAGTCGATCCGCCTGCGCAAGAAGCACCTCGACCCGAACGAGCGCAAGCGCGCGGAAAAGTCCAAGGAAGCGGTGGCGTAA
- a CDS encoding DUF2269 family protein translates to MTFYFLVKFFHVLGAVVILGTGTGIAFFMLMAHRTNDAAFIARTASVVVIADALFTLSAVMLQPLTGGLLMMLSATPITERWLLASLALYVFAGLFWVPVIFMQIEMRDLARKAAEQCSALPERYFILFRRWFAFGFPGFGATMLILWLMIAKPF, encoded by the coding sequence ATGACGTTCTATTTCCTGGTCAAATTTTTCCATGTGCTCGGTGCCGTTGTCATTCTCGGCACCGGAACAGGCATCGCCTTCTTCATGCTGATGGCACATCGCACGAATGACGCCGCGTTTATCGCGCGCACCGCTTCGGTGGTGGTGATCGCGGACGCGCTCTTCACGCTGTCGGCCGTGATGCTCCAGCCGCTTACGGGCGGCCTGCTGATGATGCTGTCGGCGACGCCGATCACCGAGCGCTGGCTGCTGGCCTCGCTCGCGCTCTACGTCTTTGCCGGCCTGTTCTGGGTTCCCGTCATCTTCATGCAGATCGAAATGCGCGATCTCGCGCGCAAGGCCGCCGAACAGTGCAGCGCGCTGCCGGAGCGCTACTTCATCCTGTTCCGCCGCTGGTTCGCGTTCGGCTTCCCAGGCTTCGGCGCGACAATGCTGATTCTCTGGCTGATGATCGCGAAGCCATTTTGA
- the folD gene encoding bifunctional methylenetetrahydrofolate dehydrogenase/methenyltetrahydrofolate cyclohydrolase FolD → MTAKIIDGKIIAAELRARVADEVARVRREHNLVPGLAVVLVGNDPASEVYVRSKHTQTQGAGMASFEHKLPADVSQADLLALIGKLNRDPAVHGILVQLPLPKGLNTEAVINAIDPAKDVDGLHPNNAGRLAGGFEALSPCTPLGCIILTKSVHASLEGMNAIVIGRSNLVGRPLVQLLLNENATVTIAHSRSRDLPGLVKRADLVYAAVGKPEMVRGDWLKPGATVIDVGINRIPKDDGKTRLVGDIAYQEALAVAGAVTPVPGGVGQMTVACLLVNTLRAACAIAGLPKPAV, encoded by the coding sequence ATGACCGCAAAAATCATCGATGGAAAAATCATTGCCGCGGAACTCCGCGCGCGCGTTGCCGACGAGGTCGCCCGCGTCAGGCGCGAGCACAATCTGGTGCCGGGTCTCGCCGTGGTGCTGGTCGGCAATGACCCCGCGAGCGAGGTTTATGTCCGCTCCAAGCACACGCAGACGCAAGGCGCCGGCATGGCCTCGTTCGAGCACAAGCTGCCGGCCGATGTCTCGCAAGCGGATCTCCTGGCGCTCATCGGAAAGCTCAATCGCGATCCCGCCGTGCACGGCATTCTGGTGCAGCTGCCGCTGCCGAAGGGCCTGAACACCGAGGCCGTGATCAACGCCATCGATCCCGCCAAGGACGTCGACGGCCTGCATCCGAACAATGCGGGCCGGCTCGCTGGCGGCTTCGAGGCTCTATCGCCCTGCACGCCGCTCGGCTGCATCATCCTGACCAAGAGCGTACACGCCTCGCTCGAAGGCATGAACGCCATCGTCATCGGCCGCTCCAATCTGGTCGGCCGTCCGCTGGTGCAATTGCTGCTGAACGAGAACGCCACGGTGACGATCGCGCATTCGCGCTCGCGCGACTTGCCCGGTCTGGTGAAGCGCGCCGACCTCGTCTATGCCGCGGTCGGCAAGCCTGAGATGGTCCGTGGTGACTGGCTGAAGCCGGGCGCAACCGTGATCGACGTCGGCATCAACCGCATCCCGAAGGACGACGGCAAGACCCGCCTGGTCGGTGACATCGCCTATCAGGAAGCGCTGGCCGTGGCCGGTGCGGTGACGCCGGTGCCCGGTGGCGTCGGCCAGATGACGGTAGCGTGCCTTTTGGTGAACACGCTGCGCGCCGCCTGTGCGATCGCGGGGCTGCCGAAGCCGGCGGTGTAG
- the ppa gene encoding inorganic diphosphatase, whose protein sequence is MRIDAVSIGKNVPHDVNVIIEVPVGGEPIKYEMDKEAGTLVVDRFLYTPMRYPGNYGFIPHTLSDDGDPCDVLIINTRAIIPGAVMSVRPVGVLFMEDEAGGDEKILAVPSSKLTQRYDKVKSYSDLPDITLQQIQHFFEHYKDLEKGKWVKILRWGGPEDAHKLILEGIEREKKKRG, encoded by the coding sequence ATGCGTATCGATGCGGTCTCGATCGGGAAAAACGTCCCCCACGATGTCAACGTCATCATCGAAGTCCCCGTTGGCGGCGAACCGATCAAATACGAGATGGACAAGGAGGCCGGCACGCTGGTTGTCGACCGCTTCCTCTACACGCCGATGCGTTACCCCGGCAATTACGGCTTCATCCCGCATACGCTATCGGACGACGGCGATCCCTGCGACGTGCTGATCATCAACACTCGCGCCATCATCCCCGGCGCCGTCATGAGCGTGCGCCCGGTCGGCGTGCTGTTCATGGAAGACGAGGCTGGCGGCGACGAGAAGATCCTGGCGGTGCCGTCGTCGAAGCTGACGCAGCGCTACGACAAGGTAAAGTCGTATTCCGACCTCCCCGACATCACCCTGCAGCAGATCCAGCACTTCTTCGAGCACTACAAGGATCTCGAGAAGGGCAAATGGGTCAAGATTTTGCGTTGGGGCGGCCCGGAAGACGCGCACAAGCTGATCCTCGAAGGCATCGAGCGCGAGAAGAAGAAGAGGGGCTGA
- a CDS encoding dienelactone hydrolase family protein, whose translation MRLFNALALLPVLAMLTAAPVCAQVTFGARGEEGEPFRRQEWRVPSSDTGIAAHALLFRPAGPGPFRLAIIAHASTQNVLRRAQMPQPEYRALAAFLVVRGFAVLVPQRLGHGATGGRYVEDQGGCDEADYARAGRATADQISRALEFLRKQDSIRKDGAVVIGHSAGAWGALALANADPRTIGAIIAFAPGRGGHANDEPNRFCAPHMLFAAAAEFGKSARIPVTWLVAVNDSYFAPDFSQKLADAFRGSGGKVDFRTLPAVGSEGHWMIELDAGVNAASSELARALNPPKPVATKKP comes from the coding sequence ATGCGGCTCTTCAACGCCCTCGCTCTCCTGCCTGTGCTGGCCATGCTGACCGCGGCGCCGGTGTGTGCTCAGGTCACGTTCGGCGCGCGGGGCGAGGAAGGCGAACCGTTTCGCCGGCAGGAATGGCGTGTGCCCTCATCGGATACCGGTATTGCCGCGCACGCGCTGTTGTTTCGCCCCGCAGGCCCCGGTCCGTTCCGGCTTGCAATCATCGCGCACGCCTCGACGCAGAACGTGTTGCGTCGCGCGCAAATGCCGCAGCCGGAATACCGCGCGCTAGCAGCCTTTCTCGTCGTGCGAGGATTTGCCGTGCTGGTGCCCCAGCGGCTCGGCCATGGCGCGACGGGCGGCCGCTATGTCGAGGACCAGGGCGGCTGTGACGAAGCGGATTACGCGCGCGCCGGCCGCGCAACGGCGGACCAAATTTCGCGCGCGCTGGAATTCCTGCGAAAGCAGGATTCTATTCGCAAGGATGGAGCGGTCGTGATCGGCCATTCCGCCGGTGCCTGGGGTGCGCTGGCGCTGGCCAATGCCGATCCGAGGACCATCGGCGCGATCATCGCGTTTGCGCCCGGGCGCGGCGGCCATGCCAATGATGAGCCGAACCGGTTCTGCGCGCCTCATATGTTGTTCGCAGCGGCAGCTGAATTCGGCAAGAGCGCGCGGATTCCGGTCACCTGGCTGGTTGCGGTCAATGACAGCTACTTCGCACCGGATTTTTCGCAAAAATTGGCGGACGCGTTTCGCGGCAGCGGCGGCAAGGTCGATTTCCGCACGCTGCCGGCCGTCGGCAGCGAGGGCCACTGGATGATCGAGCTTGACGCGGGGGTCAATGCTGCAAGCAGCGAGCTCGCGCGCGCCCTGAACCCGCCAAAGCCTGTGGCGACCAAGAAACCATGA
- a CDS encoding response regulator has product MIPASPDGSAEIPSDVLIVEDDPIIAIDFEDRLLGFGVTSVRSVGSVAQALATISARAPDFALLDVELGREKSFAVAERLAAAQIPFVFVTGYGAETRIPAEFKMRPRLQKPCSSEALEIALRSRGT; this is encoded by the coding sequence ATGATACCTGCCTCTCCGGACGGCTCGGCCGAAATTCCCAGCGATGTCTTGATCGTCGAGGACGATCCAATCATCGCAATCGATTTCGAGGATCGCCTGCTCGGATTTGGCGTGACGAGCGTGCGCTCCGTGGGATCGGTCGCGCAGGCACTGGCCACGATCTCGGCGCGCGCGCCGGATTTCGCGCTGCTCGACGTCGAGCTGGGCCGCGAGAAAAGCTTTGCCGTCGCCGAACGGCTGGCGGCAGCACAAATTCCCTTCGTCTTCGTGACCGGCTACGGCGCCGAGACCCGGATCCCGGCCGAATTCAAGATGCGTCCCCGACTGCAAAAGCCCTGCTCCAGCGAAGCGCTGGAGATTGCGCTACGCTCGCGCGGCACCTGA
- a CDS encoding SDR family oxidoreductase, with translation MNQRTILVLGASGLIGRFVTDDLRARGFRVVGVARSLSPAQKMSALDLELPIMSMDAAALTRFFGEHAVDIIVNCLGVLQDGPGSDTNAVHRDFVARLLQAVAGSGRAIRLVHISIPGTAAADRTAFATTKREAERLIAASGIPHAILRPGLVIAPSAYGGSAMLRALAAFPLDLPAKEMATPFHFVAIEDISATIAWLAARDVDDANAKAVTWDLMQAEPVTMAGVVKQFRRAFGTEGWPHVAIPSLMLGLCAKIGDLASYLGWMPPMRSTAIAELRRGVSGDPSAWIATTGLAPKTLAETIGRHPATIQDKWFARLFLMKALIVASLAAFWLVSGFIALFVSYRAAAGILTAHNFPPALVDPITIGTSLMDISIGALIAVRRTAAIGLVAGIMASLGYMLGAAILAPDLWIEPLGALVKTGPAIVLMLVALLMLDNR, from the coding sequence ATGAACCAACGAACCATTTTGGTGCTCGGCGCCTCCGGCCTGATCGGCCGCTTCGTCACCGACGATCTTCGCGCGCGGGGCTTTCGCGTCGTTGGCGTCGCGCGCAGCCTGTCGCCGGCGCAGAAGATGAGCGCGCTGGATCTCGAGCTGCCGATCATGTCGATGGATGCAGCCGCGCTGACGCGATTCTTCGGCGAGCATGCGGTGGACATCATCGTCAATTGCCTCGGCGTGCTCCAGGACGGACCCGGCAGCGACACCAATGCCGTACATCGCGATTTCGTCGCGCGGCTGCTTCAAGCTGTTGCCGGAAGCGGCCGGGCGATCCGGCTGGTCCATATCTCTATTCCGGGCACCGCAGCGGCCGATCGCACCGCCTTCGCAACCACCAAGCGCGAGGCCGAGCGCCTGATCGCGGCCTCCGGCATTCCCCACGCCATCCTGCGGCCCGGCTTGGTGATCGCGCCATCAGCCTATGGCGGCAGCGCGATGCTGCGCGCGCTCGCCGCCTTCCCGCTCGACTTGCCTGCGAAGGAGATGGCAACGCCGTTCCACTTCGTGGCGATCGAGGATATTTCGGCGACCATCGCCTGGCTCGCCGCGCGCGACGTCGACGATGCGAATGCGAAAGCCGTGACCTGGGATCTGATGCAGGCCGAGCCGGTCACCATGGCCGGTGTCGTCAAGCAATTCCGCCGGGCCTTCGGCACGGAGGGTTGGCCTCATGTCGCCATACCGTCCCTCATGCTCGGTCTCTGCGCGAAAATCGGCGATCTCGCCAGCTATCTCGGTTGGATGCCGCCGATGCGCTCCACCGCCATCGCCGAGCTGCGCCGCGGCGTGAGCGGCGATCCCTCCGCATGGATCGCCACCACGGGCCTCGCGCCGAAGACGCTGGCCGAGACGATCGGGCGCCATCCCGCCACCATCCAGGACAAATGGTTCGCCCGGCTGTTTTTGATGAAGGCGCTGATTGTTGCCAGCCTGGCCGCGTTCTGGCTCGTCTCCGGCTTCATCGCACTGTTCGTGTCCTACCGCGCCGCCGCGGGCATCCTGACCGCGCACAATTTCCCGCCGGCGCTGGTCGATCCCATCACCATAGGCACCAGCCTGATGGACATCAGCATCGGCGCGCTCATCGCCGTTCGCCGCACCGCGGCGATCGGGCTCGTTGCGGGCATCATGGCCTCGCTTGGCTACATGCTCGGCGCGGCGATCCTCGCGCCCGATCTCTGGATCGAGCCGCTCGGCGCGCTGGTGAAGACCGGGCCGGCGATCGTGCTGATGCTCGTAGCGTTGCTCATGCTGGATAATCGCTGA
- a CDS encoding Crp/Fnr family transcriptional regulator — MDARISKATEVDSRPANNLLRRLSAADYALLAPHVIVDEAAASELLYSPGDNVQIVHFPCGPSLATFLVPNEDGRDVETILVGREGAVGGIVSEGFLPAYTRICVKFGGPFAHIHVGKLEAAKQRSASLRNIFARYADCMLAQIFQSTACNAIHSIEQRTAKWILSAMERTGEETSVPLTHEQLATLLGVGRSYASRVLQSFRAEGVLETRRGSILVRNRDGLRLRACLCNDAVKMHFEEVLRGVYPTEEQEAG; from the coding sequence ATGGACGCGCGCATCAGCAAGGCAACCGAGGTCGACAGCCGGCCGGCCAACAACCTGCTGCGGCGCCTGAGTGCGGCGGATTACGCGCTGCTGGCGCCGCACGTCATCGTTGACGAGGCCGCGGCGAGCGAGCTGCTCTACAGTCCCGGCGACAACGTCCAAATCGTGCACTTCCCCTGCGGGCCGTCGCTTGCGACCTTTCTCGTTCCCAATGAGGACGGCCGCGATGTCGAGACCATTCTGGTCGGCCGCGAGGGCGCAGTCGGCGGCATCGTCAGCGAGGGATTTCTGCCGGCCTATACCCGCATCTGCGTGAAGTTCGGCGGACCGTTTGCGCACATTCATGTCGGCAAGCTCGAAGCGGCCAAGCAGCGCTCGGCCTCGCTGCGCAACATCTTCGCCCGCTACGCCGACTGCATGCTGGCGCAGATCTTCCAGTCCACCGCCTGCAACGCCATCCACTCCATCGAGCAGCGCACGGCCAAATGGATTTTGTCGGCGATGGAGCGCACCGGCGAGGAGACCAGCGTGCCACTGACTCACGAGCAACTCGCGACGCTGCTCGGGGTGGGACGCAGCTACGCCAGCCGCGTGCTTCAATCGTTCAGGGCGGAAGGCGTGCTCGAGACGCGTCGCGGCTCGATCCTGGTCCGCAACCGCGACGGCCTGCGCCTGCGCGCCTGCCTGTGCAATGACGCCGTGAAGATGCACTTCGAGGAGGTGCTGCGGGGGGTCTATCCGACCGAGGAGCAGGAGGCCGGGTAG
- a CDS encoding thiol-disulfide oxidoreductase DCC family protein: MPKWPDDDVILYDGVCIFCSRWIRFVAERDTAKRFRFTPIQSHYGAELARTFGIDPDDPDTNAVVHGGEAFTKSDAALTVLSLLPGWSCVRALFAVPKPLRDPVYSLIARNRYRIFGKYDSCFVPDADLRARVIE; encoded by the coding sequence ATGCCAAAATGGCCCGACGACGACGTGATCCTGTATGACGGCGTTTGCATCTTCTGCTCGCGCTGGATCCGCTTCGTCGCGGAGCGCGATACGGCGAAGCGGTTTCGGTTCACGCCGATCCAGTCGCACTATGGCGCGGAGCTCGCGCGAACGTTCGGCATCGACCCCGACGATCCCGATACCAACGCCGTCGTCCATGGCGGTGAGGCGTTCACGAAGTCGGACGCCGCGCTGACGGTGCTGTCGCTGTTACCGGGATGGAGCTGCGTGCGCGCGCTGTTTGCCGTGCCGAAGCCGCTGCGCGACCCCGTCTACAGCCTCATCGCCCGCAACCGCTACCGCATCTTCGGCAAGTACGATTCGTGCTTCGTGCCCGATGCGGATCTGCGGGCAAGGGTGATTGAGTAA